A single Methylobacterium sp. 17Sr1-1 DNA region contains:
- the dnaA gene encoding chromosomal replication initiator protein DnaA: MRVDGSLAEGVGSGRGGNGDDGRGEITGAWQRVKRRLRAELGEDVFASWFARLELQEVSGGVARLTVPTRFLKSWIESHYLDRVLATFRSEADGIESLEVGVRGAMAPARPGAAALTKPVPSPRPAASPTSPAPEASEPERTARGTAPEGDLGGAPLDARLTFESFVVGRSNALAHAAAERVARHDGGPALYNPLYFHAGVGLGKTHLLHGIGHAVKQAGRRVIYLTADRFMYGFVNALKTQSALAFKEKLRAIDVLILDDVQFIQGRSIQAEFGHTLNALIDAGRQVVVAADRPPTELEALDERVRSRLAGGLVVEIGTLDEALRASILQSRLEAVRASHPAFEVGPAVAEYVAKAITANGRDLEGAVNRLLAHATLTGAPVTLDTAETAIRDLVKNREPKRVKIEDIQKLVASRYNVSRSDILSERRTAAVVKPRQIAMYLSKVLTLRSLPEIGRRFGGRDHTTVLHAVRKIEKAIGEDTALCDEVELLKRMLQD, encoded by the coding sequence CGAGGACGTGTTCGCGAGCTGGTTCGCCCGGCTCGAATTGCAGGAGGTCTCCGGCGGCGTCGCCCGCCTGACGGTGCCGACCCGGTTCCTGAAGAGCTGGATCGAGTCGCACTACCTCGACCGGGTGCTCGCCACCTTCCGCAGCGAGGCCGACGGCATCGAGAGCCTGGAGGTCGGGGTGCGCGGCGCGATGGCGCCCGCCCGTCCCGGCGCCGCGGCGCTGACGAAGCCCGTCCCGAGTCCGCGCCCGGCCGCGAGCCCCACCAGCCCCGCCCCGGAGGCCTCCGAGCCCGAGCGCACCGCCCGCGGAACTGCCCCCGAGGGCGATCTCGGCGGCGCACCCCTCGACGCACGCCTGACCTTCGAGAGCTTCGTGGTCGGCCGCTCGAACGCGCTGGCGCATGCCGCCGCCGAGCGGGTCGCCCGGCACGACGGTGGCCCGGCGCTCTACAACCCGCTCTACTTCCATGCCGGCGTGGGCCTCGGGAAAACACACCTTCTGCACGGCATCGGCCACGCGGTGAAGCAGGCCGGACGGCGGGTGATCTACCTCACCGCCGACCGCTTCATGTACGGCTTCGTCAACGCGCTGAAGACTCAGAGCGCGCTGGCCTTCAAGGAGAAGCTGCGGGCGATCGACGTCCTGATCCTCGACGACGTGCAGTTCATCCAGGGCCGCTCGATCCAGGCCGAGTTCGGCCACACCCTCAACGCCCTCATCGATGCCGGGCGCCAGGTGGTGGTGGCGGCCGACCGGCCGCCGACCGAGCTGGAGGCTCTCGACGAGCGGGTGCGCTCGCGCCTCGCCGGCGGCCTCGTGGTCGAGATCGGCACCCTCGACGAGGCCCTGCGCGCCTCGATCCTGCAATCGCGTCTCGAAGCGGTGCGGGCCTCGCATCCGGCCTTCGAGGTCGGCCCGGCGGTGGCCGAGTACGTCGCCAAGGCCATCACCGCCAACGGCCGCGACCTCGAAGGCGCGGTCAACCGGCTGCTCGCCCACGCGACGCTGACCGGGGCTCCCGTCACCCTCGACACCGCCGAGACGGCGATCCGCGACCTCGTGAAGAACCGCGAGCCGAAGCGGGTCAAGATCGAGGACATCCAGAAGCTGGTGGCGAGCCGCTACAACGTCTCGCGCTCCGACATCCTCTCCGAGCGCCGCACCGCCGCGGTGGTCAAGCCGCGCCAGATCGCCATGTACCTCTCGAAGGTGCTGACCCTGCGCTCCCTGCCGGAGATCGGCCGCCGCTTCGGCGGGCGCGACCACACCACGGTGCTGCACGCGGTGCGCAAGATCGAGAAGGCGATCGGCGAGGACACGGCGCTCTGCGACGAGGTCGAGCTCCTGAAGCGCATGCTCCAGGATTGA
- the dnaN gene encoding DNA polymerase III subunit beta has protein sequence MKVTVERAALLRSLGHVHRVVERRNTIPILSNVLLRSGPDGLQLKATDLDIEVTETIPADVVDGGAITVPAHVIYDIVRKLPDGAQVSLETSGETGQMLIRSGRSRFTLGALPEADFPDLAAGELPYRFELPAVDLKRLIDKTQFAISTEETRYYLNGIFFHTIEAEGSLKLRAVATDGHRLARVQMEAPEGSGGMPGIIVPRKAVAEIQKLVEDGGETVGVEISSAKVRFSFSSGVTLISKLIDGTFPDYQRVIPTGNDKRLTVERDQFAKAVDRVSTISSERGRAVKLAMTDGRLSLSVNNPDSGSATEELDVDYESGPLDIGFNARYLLDITAQLDGDTALFRLADPGSPTVIQDREGAPALYVLMPMRV, from the coding sequence ATGAAAGTCACCGTCGAGCGCGCGGCCCTCCTTCGGTCGCTCGGCCACGTGCACCGCGTCGTGGAGCGGCGCAACACGATCCCGATCCTGTCGAACGTGCTGCTGCGCTCCGGGCCGGACGGCCTCCAGCTCAAGGCCACCGACCTCGACATCGAGGTGACCGAGACGATCCCCGCCGACGTGGTCGACGGCGGCGCCATCACGGTGCCGGCCCACGTCATCTACGACATCGTGCGCAAGCTGCCCGACGGCGCCCAGGTCTCGCTGGAGACCAGCGGCGAGACCGGCCAGATGCTGATCCGCTCCGGCCGCTCGCGCTTCACCCTCGGCGCCCTGCCCGAGGCCGATTTCCCCGATCTCGCCGCCGGCGAGCTGCCGTACCGCTTCGAGCTGCCGGCCGTCGACCTCAAGCGCCTGATCGACAAGACCCAGTTCGCGATCTCCACCGAGGAGACGCGCTACTACCTCAACGGCATCTTCTTCCACACCATCGAGGCGGAAGGCTCGCTCAAGCTGCGCGCCGTCGCCACCGACGGCCACCGCCTCGCCCGGGTCCAGATGGAGGCGCCGGAGGGCAGCGGCGGCATGCCGGGCATCATCGTGCCGCGCAAGGCCGTGGCCGAGATCCAGAAGCTCGTCGAGGATGGCGGCGAGACCGTCGGCGTCGAGATTTCCTCCGCCAAGGTGCGGTTCAGCTTCTCGTCGGGCGTCACCCTGATCTCGAAGCTCATCGACGGCACCTTCCCGGACTACCAGCGCGTCATCCCGACCGGCAACGACAAGCGCCTGACGGTGGAGCGCGACCAGTTCGCCAAGGCGGTCGACCGCGTCTCGACCATCTCCTCCGAGCGCGGCCGGGCGGTGAAGCTCGCCATGACCGACGGGCGCCTGTCGCTCTCGGTCAACAACCCGGATTCGGGCTCGGCGACCGAGGAGCTCGACGTCGATTACGAATCCGGCCCGCTCGATATCGGCTTCAATGCCCGCTACCTCCTCGACATCACGGCGCAGCTCGACGGCGACACCGCCCTGTTCCGCCTCGCCGATCCGGGCTCGCCGACGGTGATCCAGGACCGCGAGGGCGCGCCGGCGCTCTACGTGCTGATGCCGATGCGGGTGTGA
- the recF gene encoding DNA replication/repair protein RecF, which translates to MTEPTALRVTRLIARDFRNHADLDLAVGRRFVALVGENGAGKTNILEALSLFAPGRGLRRADFSVMAREGGAGGFAVSLTVEGPSGDHRIGTAWEPPRGREERGGRLCRIDGATAPSPTAFAEQVRVVWLTPDLDALFRGPAGDRRRFLDRLVLAVDAGHGARVSAMERALRSRNRLLEERPDDGPWLDAVEREVAELAVAVALARRETVERLDSLILSTRDEASPFPWAGVRLEGDIDDLVAVWPAVDAEDRYRATLRQNRFRDRAAGRTLAGPQASDLVVRHGPKDVPAATASTGEQKALLIGLVLAHARLVTGMSGLSPLVLLDEVAAHLDPRRRAGLFDALEALPGQVWMTGADPVLFGELGERADLVQVADGSVHGAA; encoded by the coding sequence ATGACCGAGCCCACCGCCCTGCGCGTCACCCGCCTGATCGCCCGCGACTTCCGCAACCACGCCGACCTCGACCTCGCGGTCGGCCGCCGCTTCGTCGCGCTGGTGGGCGAGAACGGGGCCGGGAAGACCAACATCCTGGAGGCCCTGTCGCTGTTCGCCCCCGGCCGGGGCCTGCGCCGGGCCGATTTTTCCGTGATGGCGCGCGAAGGCGGGGCGGGCGGCTTCGCGGTCTCCCTGACCGTGGAGGGCCCGAGCGGCGACCACCGCATCGGCACCGCCTGGGAGCCGCCGCGGGGGCGCGAGGAGCGCGGCGGCCGGCTCTGCCGCATCGACGGGGCCACCGCCCCCTCCCCCACCGCCTTCGCCGAGCAGGTGCGGGTGGTCTGGCTCACCCCCGACCTCGACGCGCTGTTCCGCGGCCCCGCCGGCGACCGGCGCCGCTTCCTCGACCGGCTGGTGCTCGCCGTCGATGCCGGCCACGGCGCCCGGGTGAGCGCGATGGAGCGGGCGCTGCGCTCGCGCAACCGCCTGCTGGAGGAGCGGCCAGACGACGGCCCGTGGCTCGACGCCGTCGAGCGCGAGGTGGCGGAACTGGCCGTCGCGGTGGCGCTGGCGCGCCGCGAGACGGTGGAGCGCCTCGACAGCCTCATCCTGTCGACCCGCGACGAGGCCTCGCCCTTCCCCTGGGCCGGGGTGCGGCTGGAGGGCGACATCGACGACCTCGTGGCGGTCTGGCCCGCGGTCGATGCGGAGGACCGCTACCGCGCGACCCTGCGCCAGAACCGGTTTCGCGACCGCGCCGCCGGCCGGACGCTCGCCGGCCCCCAGGCCTCCGACCTCGTGGTGCGCCACGGCCCGAAGGACGTGCCCGCCGCCACCGCCTCGACCGGCGAGCAGAAGGCGCTGCTGATCGGCCTGGTGCTGGCCCATGCCCGCCTCGTCACCGGGATGAGCGGGCTCAGCCCCCTGGTGCTTCTCGACGAGGTCGCGGCCCATCTCGATCCCCGCCGCCGCGCCGGCCTGTTCGACGCATTGGAAGCTCTGCCGGGCCAGGTCTGGATGACCGGGGCCGACCCGGTCCTGTTCGGCGAGCTGGGCGAGCGGGCCGACCTCGTGCAGGTGGCGGACGGGAGCGTGCACGGCGCGGCCTGA
- a CDS encoding helix-turn-helix domain-containing protein: MAPATTLAEAERKLVIETLIRCRGNRTHAAKMLGISVRTVRNRIAEYRRIGVCLPIYRDVVWSDWPEGDYSPEEAGLLTAPAELGA, translated from the coding sequence ATGGCGCCAGCGACCACACTCGCGGAGGCCGAGCGCAAGCTCGTCATCGAGACCCTCATCCGTTGCCGCGGCAACCGGACCCACGCCGCCAAGATGCTCGGCATCTCGGTCCGCACGGTGCGCAACCGGATCGCGGAGTACAGGAGGATCGGCGTCTGCCTGCCGATCTACCGCGACGTCGTCTGGTCCGACTGGCCGGAGGGGGATTACTCGCCGGAAGAGGCCGGTTTGCTCACGGCGCCGGCCGAGCTGGGGGCCTGA
- a CDS encoding cysteine synthase A, translating to MIRPDILAAIGGTPLIRLKRASEETGCTILGKAEFMNPGQSVKDRAALFMVEAAERAGTLRPGGTIVEGTAGNTGIGLALVGAARGYRTVIVIPETQSAEKKQALRLAGADLVEVPAVPFSNPNNYVKVAGRLAARLATTEPGGAFFADQFDNLANREAHIATTGPEIWEATGGQVDGFICAAGTGGTLAGTAAALRARNPDVTIGLADPDGSALHPFYATGELKASGTSITEGIGQGRITGNLDGFRPDVSYAIPDTEALPLVFGLLEEEGLCLGGSSGINVAGAIRLARHLGPSHTIVTILCDYGTRYASKLFDPGFLRARDLPVPHWLASPRTIDPGLVA from the coding sequence ATGATCCGCCCCGACATCCTCGCCGCGATCGGCGGCACGCCCTTGATCCGCCTCAAGCGCGCCTCGGAGGAGACCGGCTGCACCATCCTGGGCAAGGCCGAGTTCATGAATCCGGGCCAGTCGGTCAAGGACCGCGCCGCCCTGTTCATGGTCGAGGCCGCCGAGCGCGCCGGCACCCTGCGGCCCGGCGGCACCATCGTCGAGGGCACGGCGGGCAATACCGGCATTGGGCTCGCCCTCGTCGGCGCGGCGCGGGGCTACCGCACCGTGATCGTGATCCCGGAGACCCAGTCGGCGGAGAAGAAGCAGGCCCTGCGGCTGGCCGGGGCCGACCTCGTCGAGGTGCCGGCGGTGCCGTTTTCCAACCCCAACAACTACGTGAAGGTCGCCGGCCGCCTCGCCGCGCGCCTCGCCACGACCGAGCCCGGCGGCGCCTTCTTCGCCGACCAGTTCGACAATCTCGCCAACCGCGAGGCCCATATCGCGACGACCGGCCCGGAGATCTGGGAGGCGACCGGCGGACAGGTCGACGGCTTCATCTGCGCCGCCGGTACCGGCGGCACGCTCGCCGGCACCGCGGCGGCTTTGCGCGCCCGCAACCCGGACGTGACGATCGGGCTCGCCGATCCCGACGGCTCGGCGCTCCATCCCTTCTACGCCACCGGCGAGCTGAAGGCGTCGGGGACCTCGATCACCGAAGGCATCGGCCAGGGCCGCATCACCGGCAACCTCGACGGCTTCCGGCCTGACGTGTCCTACGCGATTCCCGATACGGAGGCGCTGCCGCTGGTCTTCGGCCTCCTGGAGGAGGAGGGGCTGTGCCTCGGCGGCTCGTCGGGCATCAACGTGGCGGGGGCGATCCGCCTCGCCCGCCATCTCGGCCCCAGCCACACGATCGTGACGATCCTGTGCGATTACGGCACCCGCTACGCCTCGAAGCTGTTCGACCCGGGCTTCCTGCGCGCCCGCGACCTGCCGGTGCCGCACTGGCTCGCGAGCCCGCGGACGATCGATCCGGGACTCGTGGCCTGA
- a CDS encoding indolepyruvate ferredoxin oxidoreductase family protein produces MGSPATTPSLRSVSLDDKYDLSRDQVFVTGTQAVIRMLLMQQARDRAAGLNTAGFVSGYRGSPIGGLDQNLVRAKKVLDQAGIVFQPGLNEELAATAIWGAQQAEMRGEGRYDGVFGLWYGKGPGVDRSGDVFRHANMAGTARHGGVLALMGDDHTAESSTVAHQSEFHFVDVMSPILNPAGVQEILDYGLYGYAMSRYCGTWVAFKCVKENIESTASVDARLDRVKILLPDDFLMPPGGLNIRTPDGILEQEARLQDFKRDAMMAFVRANNLNRIVLSGGRQPKVGIITVGKSYLDVRQAMDDLGLDEVKANDMGLRLYKVACPWPLSRRELADFADGLDLVMVVEEKRSLIEVQLREELYGSRHQPVCIGKRDEAGNWLFPVKGALDPNDIAVALGERLLRYHRNDDLAGRVARLKGAQERLAATADIAARIPHFCAGCPHNSSTKVPEGMRAYAGIGCHYMAQWMDRSTDGFTQMGGEGANWIGEHAFSKRGHVFQNLGDGTYNHSGSLALRWAVDTGTTITYKILFNDAVAMTGGQPHEGGLTVDRIAAQVRAEGVERIALVTDEPDKYPSTIQWPHGLSIHHRDELDAVQRELAEVPGVSVMIYDQTCASEKRRRRKRNAFPDPDKRVIINELVCEGCGDCSVQSNCVAVQPVETEFGRKRRIDQSGCNKDFSCVKGFCPSFVTVHGAKPRSRPVGIPIAASDAAPDAGLPEPTIPEIAGTYNLIVTGVGGTGVVTIGAILGMAAHLEGKGLGMIDMAGLAQKGGAVFSHVRLANRQEDIHAIRVGAGAADLVLGCDLVVSGNRKVLSAIAKGRTHLVVNTAEVMPGEFTRRPDFSLPAERIKRAIREAAGAEHADFTDATSLAVSVLGNALAANMFMLGYAWQRGRVPLSREALLKAIELNREAVAMNVAAFAWGRRAAASPETMRAVEAPAPDLAPDLDGVIAKRIAFLTAYQDAAYAARYERAVAALRAREAAIIPGQSALTDAAARSLFRLMAYKDEYEVARLYTDGTFQAQVARTFEGENLRYEFHLAPPLLARRDPATGRPRKMTFGPWMMKAFGVLARMKALRGTALDPFGYTQERREERRLVQDFEARMAEIARDLTPANHAAAVGLAGLPQRIRGYGPVKAKNLATVQAEEAALLARFRDPEAVMATAAE; encoded by the coding sequence ATGGGCTCGCCCGCGACCACCCCGTCCCTTCGGTCGGTCAGCCTCGACGACAAGTACGACCTCTCCCGCGATCAGGTCTTCGTCACCGGCACGCAAGCCGTGATCCGGATGCTCTTGATGCAGCAGGCCCGTGACCGGGCGGCGGGGCTCAACACCGCGGGCTTCGTCTCCGGCTATCGCGGCTCGCCGATCGGCGGGCTCGACCAGAACCTGGTGCGGGCGAAGAAGGTCCTGGACCAGGCCGGCATCGTCTTTCAGCCCGGCCTCAACGAGGAACTGGCCGCGACCGCGATCTGGGGCGCGCAGCAGGCCGAGATGCGGGGCGAGGGCCGCTACGACGGCGTGTTCGGCCTCTGGTACGGCAAGGGCCCCGGCGTCGACCGCTCCGGCGACGTGTTTCGCCACGCCAACATGGCCGGCACCGCGCGCCACGGCGGCGTGCTGGCGCTGATGGGCGACGACCACACGGCGGAATCCTCCACCGTCGCGCACCAGTCCGAGTTCCACTTCGTCGACGTCATGTCGCCGATCCTGAACCCGGCGGGCGTGCAGGAGATCCTGGATTACGGCCTCTACGGCTACGCGATGAGCCGCTATTGCGGCACCTGGGTCGCCTTCAAGTGCGTGAAGGAGAACATCGAGTCGACCGCGAGCGTGGACGCCCGCCTCGACCGGGTGAAGATTCTTTTGCCCGACGATTTCCTGATGCCGCCGGGCGGGCTCAACATCCGCACGCCGGACGGCATCCTGGAGCAGGAGGCCCGCCTCCAGGACTTCAAGCGCGACGCGATGATGGCCTTCGTGCGCGCCAACAATCTCAACCGCATCGTGCTCTCGGGCGGGCGCCAGCCGAAGGTCGGCATCATCACCGTTGGCAAGTCCTATCTCGACGTGCGCCAGGCGATGGACGATCTCGGCCTCGACGAGGTCAAGGCCAACGACATGGGCCTGCGCCTCTACAAGGTCGCGTGCCCGTGGCCCTTGTCGCGCCGGGAACTGGCCGACTTCGCGGACGGCCTCGACCTCGTGATGGTGGTGGAGGAGAAGCGCTCGCTGATCGAGGTGCAGCTGCGCGAGGAGCTGTACGGATCGCGCCACCAGCCGGTCTGCATCGGCAAGCGCGACGAGGCGGGGAACTGGCTCTTCCCCGTGAAGGGGGCGCTCGACCCCAACGACATCGCGGTGGCGCTCGGCGAGCGCCTGCTGCGCTACCACCGCAACGACGACCTCGCGGGGCGCGTCGCGCGGCTGAAAGGCGCGCAGGAGCGGCTGGCCGCCACCGCCGACATCGCGGCGCGGATCCCGCATTTCTGCGCCGGCTGCCCGCACAATTCCTCGACCAAGGTGCCGGAGGGCATGCGCGCCTATGCGGGCATCGGCTGCCACTACATGGCGCAGTGGATGGACCGCAGCACCGACGGCTTCACCCAGATGGGCGGCGAGGGCGCGAACTGGATCGGCGAACATGCCTTCTCCAAGCGCGGCCACGTCTTCCAGAATCTCGGCGACGGCACCTACAACCACTCGGGCTCGCTGGCGCTCCGCTGGGCGGTCGATACCGGCACCACCATCACCTACAAGATCCTGTTCAACGACGCCGTCGCGATGACCGGCGGCCAGCCGCACGAGGGCGGGCTCACCGTCGACCGCATCGCCGCCCAGGTTCGGGCGGAGGGCGTCGAGCGCATCGCCCTCGTCACCGACGAGCCGGACAAGTACCCCTCGACAATTCAATGGCCGCACGGGTTATCGATCCACCACCGCGATGAACTCGACGCGGTGCAGCGGGAGCTGGCCGAGGTGCCGGGCGTCTCGGTGATGATCTACGACCAGACCTGCGCCTCCGAGAAGCGCCGCCGGCGCAAGCGCAACGCGTTCCCCGACCCCGACAAAAGGGTGATCATCAACGAGCTGGTCTGCGAGGGCTGCGGCGATTGCTCGGTGCAGTCGAACTGCGTCGCGGTGCAGCCGGTCGAGACCGAGTTCGGCCGCAAGCGCCGCATCGACCAGTCGGGCTGCAACAAGGACTTTTCCTGCGTGAAGGGTTTTTGCCCGTCCTTCGTGACGGTGCACGGCGCGAAACCCCGCAGCAGACCGGTCGGAATCCCGATTGCTGCCAGCGACGCGGCACCGGATGCCGGTCTGCCCGAGCCGACGATCCCGGAGATCGCCGGCACCTACAACCTGATCGTCACCGGCGTCGGCGGCACCGGCGTGGTGACGATCGGGGCGATCCTCGGCATGGCGGCGCATCTCGAGGGCAAGGGCCTCGGGATGATCGACATGGCCGGCCTCGCCCAGAAGGGCGGCGCGGTGTTCAGCCACGTGCGGCTGGCGAACCGCCAGGAGGACATCCACGCCATCCGGGTCGGAGCGGGCGCCGCCGATCTGGTGCTGGGCTGCGACCTCGTGGTCAGCGGCAACCGCAAGGTGCTGTCGGCGATCGCGAAGGGCCGCACTCACCTCGTCGTCAATACCGCCGAGGTGATGCCGGGCGAGTTCACCCGCCGGCCCGACTTCTCCCTGCCGGCGGAGCGGATCAAGCGGGCGATCCGCGAGGCCGCGGGCGCGGAGCACGCCGACTTCACCGACGCCACGAGCCTCGCGGTCTCGGTGCTCGGCAATGCGCTCGCCGCCAACATGTTCATGCTGGGCTATGCCTGGCAGCGCGGGCGGGTGCCGCTCTCGCGAGAAGCCCTCCTCAAGGCGATCGAGCTCAACCGCGAGGCGGTGGCGATGAACGTCGCGGCCTTCGCCTGGGGCCGTCGCGCCGCAGCTTCCCCCGAGACGATGCGGGCGGTCGAGGCCCCGGCCCCGGATCTGGCGCCGGATCTCGACGGGGTGATCGCCAAGCGCATCGCCTTCCTCACCGCCTACCAGGACGCCGCCTACGCCGCGCGCTACGAGAGGGCCGTCGCCGCCCTGCGGGCGCGGGAGGCGGCGATCATCCCCGGCCAGTCGGCCCTCACCGATGCCGCCGCCCGTTCGCTGTTCCGGCTGATGGCCTACAAGGACGAGTACGAGGTCGCCCGGCTCTACACCGACGGCACGTTCCAGGCGCAGGTCGCGCGCACCTTCGAGGGCGAGAATCTCCGCTACGAGTTTCATCTCGCGCCGCCGCTGCTCGCCCGCCGCGACCCGGCGACCGGCCGACCGCGCAAGATGACCTTCGGGCCGTGGATGATGAAGGCGTTCGGCGTCCTCGCCCGGATGAAGGCCTTGCGCGGCACCGCCCTCGACCCGTTCGGCTACACGCAGGAGCGGCGCGAGGAGCGGCGCCTGGTGCAGGACTTCGAGGCCCGGATGGCCGAGATCGCCCGGGATCTCACGCCGGCGAACCACGCCGCGGCGGTCGGCCTCGCCGGCCTGCCTCAGCGCATCCGCGGCTACGGCCCGGTGAAAGCGAAGAACCTGGCGACGGTGCAGGCGGAGGAAGCGGCGTTGCTCGCGCGGTTCCGCGATCCGGAGGCGGTGATGGCGACGGCGGCGGAGTGA
- a CDS encoding TetR/AcrR family transcriptional regulator: MAVAGQRRRRKEERPGEIVEAAFEEFARAGFAATKLDDVAARAGITKGTIYLYFPSKEDLFLATVREMNRPVQENLVALAAAPQGSAMAILRTHFAFVYTHMVEDRRAREIMRMLLAEVSRFPDLADRWRAEVIGPAVDNLRRVVRYGIERGEFRPTAAEEFPHLLFAPVIMACTWRLMFGDDHALDGAAYLAGHLDLMERGLARGEG; this comes from the coding sequence ATGGCAGTGGCAGGACAGCGCCGGCGGCGCAAGGAGGAGCGGCCCGGCGAGATCGTGGAGGCGGCGTTCGAGGAATTCGCTCGCGCCGGCTTCGCCGCGACCAAGCTCGACGACGTGGCGGCCCGCGCCGGCATCACCAAGGGCACGATCTACCTGTACTTCCCGAGCAAGGAGGACCTGTTCCTGGCGACCGTCCGCGAGATGAACCGGCCGGTGCAGGAGAACCTGGTCGCTCTCGCCGCCGCCCCGCAGGGCTCCGCGATGGCGATCCTGCGCACCCATTTCGCCTTCGTCTACACGCACATGGTCGAGGACCGGCGCGCTCGCGAGATCATGCGGATGCTGCTTGCCGAGGTGAGCCGCTTCCCCGACCTCGCCGACCGCTGGCGCGCCGAGGTGATTGGCCCGGCGGTGGACAACCTGCGCCGCGTGGTGCGCTACGGAATCGAGCGAGGCGAGTTCCGCCCCACGGCGGCCGAGGAGTTTCCCCACCTGCTCTTCGCCCCGGTCATCATGGCCTGCACCTGGCGGCTGATGTTCGGCGACGACCATGCGCTCGACGGTGCGGCGTATCTGGCCGGGCACCTGGACCTGATGGAGCGGGGGCTGGCGCGGGGGGAGGGGTGA
- a CDS encoding efflux RND transporter periplasmic adaptor subunit — translation MRPFPVPRGAACLAALLLASPALAEAPFPAKDEAPRDGAQGSSLAKDTSLAQVRVVTAALVPVAEQVVLTGDIQAKFLSNIAFRVSGKIQERLVEVGEHVTADQVLARLEPQEQQVNVDTAQAALASAEALLTQAKVSFERQQSLMRSGYTTRTAYDQAEQTLRTTQASVESAKAALGNAREQFSYTELKTGVAGIITARNAEAGQVVQSGQTVFSLAQDGPRDAVFIVSETLLAEPPESKTVEIILLSDPRVRTTGTVREISPAVDPSSGGVRVKIGLSKVPPEMSLGATVAGLGRFRAKPSVSLPWSALFRWQDKPAVWVLDPGRGTVAPKTVAIERYAGSAIVLADGVAPGERVVVAGIQLLRPGQKVAVVGGDAQ, via the coding sequence ATGAGACCTTTCCCTGTTCCACGGGGCGCCGCCTGCCTGGCCGCCCTGCTCCTCGCGAGCCCGGCGCTCGCCGAGGCGCCCTTTCCGGCCAAGGACGAGGCGCCGAGAGACGGCGCGCAAGGTTCTTCCCTGGCCAAAGATACCTCCCTGGCCCAGGTCCGGGTGGTCACCGCCGCGCTCGTGCCGGTCGCCGAGCAGGTCGTGCTGACCGGCGACATCCAGGCCAAGTTCCTGAGCAACATCGCCTTCCGGGTCAGCGGCAAGATCCAGGAGCGCCTGGTCGAGGTCGGCGAGCACGTCACCGCCGACCAGGTGCTGGCCCGGCTCGAGCCGCAGGAGCAGCAGGTCAACGTCGACACCGCGCAGGCCGCCCTCGCCTCGGCCGAGGCCCTGCTGACCCAGGCGAAGGTGAGCTTCGAGCGCCAGCAATCGCTGATGCGCAGCGGCTACACCACCCGCACCGCCTACGACCAGGCCGAGCAGACCCTGCGCACCACCCAGGCCTCGGTCGAATCGGCCAAGGCGGCCCTGGGCAATGCCCGCGAGCAATTCTCCTACACCGAGCTGAAGACCGGGGTCGCCGGCATCATCACGGCGCGCAACGCCGAGGCCGGCCAGGTCGTGCAATCGGGCCAGACCGTGTTCAGCCTGGCCCAGGACGGGCCGCGGGACGCGGTGTTCATCGTCTCCGAGACGCTGCTCGCCGAGCCGCCGGAGAGCAAGACCGTCGAGATCATCCTCCTGTCCGATCCGCGGGTGCGCACCACCGGTACCGTCCGGGAGATCTCGCCGGCGGTCGATCCGTCCTCCGGCGGCGTGCGGGTGAAGATCGGGCTCTCCAAGGTGCCGCCGGAGATGTCGCTCGGCGCCACGGTGGCGGGCCTCGGCCGCTTCCGGGCCAAGCCCTCGGTGAGCCTGCCCTGGAGCGCGCTGTTTCGCTGGCAGGACAAGCCGGCGGTCTGGGTGCTCGATCCGGGACGCGGCACCGTGGCGCCCAAGACCGTCGCGATCGAGCGCTATGCCGGCTCGGCCATCGTGCTGGCGGACGGCGTCGCGCCGGGCGAGCGGGTGGTGGTGGCCGGCATCCAGCTCCTGCGCCCCGGCCAGAAGGTGGCTGTGGTCGGGGGGGACGCCCAATGA